A stretch of DNA from Manis pentadactyla isolate mManPen7 chromosome 19, mManPen7.hap1, whole genome shotgun sequence:
AGTTGGATATTGTTATTATGTTCCATTTGCCAAAACGAACTCAATAGACTGTTTCTTTTATATGTCAATTGCATCCATCCAAAATGTGCAATCAAGACCCTGCACAAAACCAGCAGGAGAACAGCTTTAGCTTTTGCTAAAGCACTTGTTAATGTGGCTGTGAAAGATTTTCAATTTTCCTATCATACAGCATGTAGTTTTAAATGTTAGCCCTTCCCCCACAGTATTCCTGAAGCTGCCTCGACAGCCCAGAACCACCAAAAGGGAAAGGACACCCCTCTCCTCATCAGTCCTACGGGGTCAGGACGCTTGCTCTAGAGGGCCAGAGAGCAGatgttttaggctttgcaggccacacAAACCCTATTTAACCCCAGCTACTCAGCTCTGCTGCTGGAGTGCAAAAAACCCACCACCCACAACAGTACACGAATGGCTGTGGCGGCATGTGATCGACGACCAGTCCGCCCACCCTTGCTTCGGACTGCTGCTGTCAAATCTGCTCCTATAAGGTACACAGCACTGTGAGTACCAGCTTCAGGCCTTCAAGAATGGTACAGAATCCTTTTCTTTTAGGGTCCTCGAGGGAAAGCATTTTATAATGCCTAGAAAGCATTCTCTACTTTAATACATCTACACAGTGACATTGTTTTCTTACCCTGAGATATTTATTAAGAAAGAGTAATCTGTAGTTCAGTACATGAAAAACCTTTGGGGATATATATTATTTAAGTAGAAATTGATATTACCTCTAGCATCGTAagaaccccagctccccagtcaTGACTCTTGGGTAATAAATGCCCGTGACACACCGCCACTAAGTGAGTGTTAAAGGGCCGTGAGTTCTCCCTGGCAGTGATTGCAGCAATTgaaagttatattttcatatctaGTATACGGATGAAATCGTccaatatttttctttgtagcaaGTAAAGTGGTTGGTGAAGACTCAGAAAATGGATTATCAGGTGAGCTCTCCGTACAGGTAACTGGATCCAAAATGCGTAGGACCTAAGAAAAGAAGTGATGTCAGATATGTGCAGTAGGGACTGTAAAAGCCCCTGGTTTATGGCTGTGCAATTACCTATAAAGTCCTACCTCTTAATATATAACTGCCATAAAAAAATACCATGGGAATGACGAGCTTGACTCATTAGAGAACCTACCGCTTTTCTCCAAAAGCTCTCAATGTAACCATGACGACGTATCACATCACCAGGTCACCTGTCTTTAAACAAGAGGAAACTAATGTTCTCTTCTGGATACTGACGAAAAGCCTGTGGATGTGTAGGAAAATAAGGCTGTATCCATTCTACCTCAGGCGATGCCAACCCTAGGGAGTGGAGGCTACCTTCCTCCCTCGAGCTTTCATTCAATTGCCTGGAGTCAAGATTCTGCCTTTACTTGTCTACTGTGCTGCTATTTCAAACTTTATGATCATTTACTTGTAAAATCCAcagctttttatttctgtttttctctctcacttagaCCCAATGTCTTATGCTGACAATCATgttcttgtttctcagttttcacGGGCACTGCACTCTCCTAGTTCTTCTTCTGCTCTGACTCTTCTTACTCTGTTCCTTTTACTGAGACCCACAATAAGGCCTCCTGGGCTGAAAAGAATGTCCAGGTAAGGGCAAGGACAGCACATCTGGCTCGTAGCTCCTGTTTCTCATGCTCATATTCTCCTGACCATCATCAGATGAAGATGGGTTATGGTGCCAAGGAGGCAGGCACTGCGACTGGAGATCTACCGTGAAGAGCAGGGCAGGGCAAACAGCTGTCTGTTTTTTATATAAGGCTTATTAAAAAGCTTTCTGAAATGGCTGGATATGCCTGTTCCCCTTATTCTCAATTGTCCAAAAGTTCTTTTCCTTCTAAGTTGCCAACATACCCAAAGAGTTGTAACTAAATTAAGAATGTCTGGCATCATTTAAAAGCCACCATTCTATTTCAGGACCTCTATTTTTCAGCTGGATTACTACTTTTTTGATTCAGTTTTTGAGATCCTTCTATTTTTATGGACCTTGGTTAGGTGTTAGCAGGCAAGCAAAGAGGGCTGACCCTAAAGCTGCTCATAAACTGGGAAGGGAAAATGAGAAAAGTACTTAAACACTCTATATGTTATCACATTATGTATTTTTAGAGAGagggaaacaaaatacaaaaggaaTTCAGTAAGAGGAGACTGAGATACCAGCACAGTTAGGAGATTTCTGGATTTTAGCCTGAAGGTGATGGGGATGGACGTCCAAGAAGGTGCCTTTCAAAGAAATCTCTCTATATACAGCTGGAAGATGGGGGAAGGGTGGGCATGAAAGCAGACACATGAAGAGCAAAGAAAAGGAGTTCACTCAATAACCGAGCTAAGAAATGATGACTGATGGGATGGGGTTGGAAGGTTCAGGAGACAGTAAGGATGCAGGACTGTCAGTTCTGGTAACAGAACTTGCTGGATAAAAGATTAGGAGGAGGGTGTTTGGATCAAGTCCTGAGGATACCCAACACTGTGGTACAACGGAATGTCCAGAGAAAAGCCAGGGTGTGTGGTTCCATGGAGGGTGGAGAGTGTCTGCAGAAAGAGGGGAGCAGCCGACTATACCAGATGCTACTGGCAGCAACCGAGGGGCTGGTGACCCAAGTTCCCaacaaagagaacagaaaggagagcaaaaaggataaaaacgAGGACTTTGGTTTTAGGTACCGATTCACTCAGTAAACAGCACCTACGATGTGCAAAGGATCATGCCAGACCTTGAGGAAACGTCAGCCATCACCCGTCCTTCAGGAACTTAGTATGGGCGAGGTGGGCAATCAGTCACGACTCGCTTGTTACACAGCGTACCACACACGTGCACGGAGTACAGTGCATGCCTGTAGGGAGGTGCACCTAAGCCTGCCAGTGAAGCTGAGGGCTGGCTGGCCTCTAAGGGTGAGAGAGGCGCACCTAAGCCTGACAGTGAGGTCCAGGGAGGGCTGACCTGTGAGGGCAGAGGGGCAGCAGATGGTCTAGGCAAGAGGGAAAGTGCACGGAGGTCTGAGACGCGGTGGCCAGCCTCCAGGATGAAGAGTGGTCAGGCTCCCAGGACCGGGCGTGCAGTGGGTGGGCACACCTAGGAAATGGCCCTTTGGAAGATGGAGTAAAGACCATGAAAAGCCTCATGAAGATCCAGGTTCAGTGATGAGAGGGGCTGGGAGTGGTTTGACCACGAGTACCAGGGTGACTGGACTGACGTTTGAGTTTGGTTTGGCGTTTGGGAAAATGCTCCGGCAGCGGAGGCCGGCCCGGGGGCAGGTAGGAGGCGAGGCAGTGCTTCAACAGCGGGGGCTGCAGGCCCGGCATCTGAACTCAGGAGTGCGGATGAATGAGAAGGAACTGAGAGGGTCTGTAAAACCTCAGGTGAGAGGCTGAAGGAATGGCGACAGTGACAGCTACGATGCGCAGGGAGCTGCCTCTAAGCATCTGCTACGGGCTTCGCAGGCATTATTTGGCAGAACCCTGAAGCAGGTATCCATACGTAGTAGGTATAGGATGAGGAGAATCGAAGcaggttctttttgttttcttcttttcttttggggggaggggaggatacAAATACAAAGGCAGGAGAAAAGAGGTGCTTTTATTTTCAGCTGTGAGATGAGCCTACAGACATCTCCAGTTGGAAATGTCTTTTCAACTCAGGAACAGTATCTCAGTTGGTCACAAGCATAAACCCATGGGAACTGGAGGGTCCCCAGAGAATataaagtctctctctctctctcatgtggGGAAAGGGACACAGGAAGAGGGTGCCCCCTCCCCCAAAATACTGAGAGAAGCAGTGAAGAACTGGAAGGGTGTGGTGGTTCAGAAATTGAGGGAGATGAAATGCGTGGTGCACAGATTCCTACAGGACATCAATATTCAAAGCAGGATAAAAGGCTCCTGAGGGCTCAGAAAGGTACAAGGGCCAAGAAAGGGCGATGTCACAGAGGCCCGGCGGTACCAAGGAGGGGGACAGACACGAAGTGAGACAGTGCAGCAGTGCTGGAGCCGCCGTGGCCTTTCCAAGGGCTGAGGACGGGGGGCTGGAAGGCTACAGGAGCAGTGACGGCAGGAACCAGCAAGCAGATGGCGTTATGCTCAAACAAGTATGGAAGGTGCTAAGGCCACATCCAGACAACTTAGGAATGAGGGAAGGTCTTCTTTGGATGGGAGACACCTGGGCATGCCTTTAAGTGACAAGGAAGAGCTACCAGGGAGAAGGGCTGACTCGGGGCACCTGCCAAGCCAGGGTTGTCGTCTGAAGGGAGGAGGGATGGCTTTTCCAGTAAGGCTGGTTGCCATGCAAGTGGGCCTCGGGGAATCTTCTTTCTCTGCCCTCCTTTTCTTCTGAAAATTAAGTCATCCACGGAATGTGAGTAACAGTTTGATGGGTATAGAAACAAAGAAGGCAAACAGCTGACTAACAGTGGACTGGCTTTCAGGGTCCTAGAGGAGGACAAGGAAGAAAGGCACCTAAGAATGGAGTCTAGGCAAGCGATGGGCAGTAAAGAAGCCTGCAGCTGAGCTGATGAGACGGAGGAAAATGCAAGGGCCAAGACGATAAAGACTGTGATCAAGGGACAGGGTGATGTGAAAGTCGCCATCGCAGGCCATGGAGTAAGGTGCTGCACTCATCTTGGAGAGGGACAGTTCTGGCTGATGCCAAGGCCTGAGCTGGGGCCACAGGAGCTGTTATCATAGGCCTGGGAGGCCGCAGGAATGACAGGTCACCCGCAGGAGCCTCGGTGCGCCCATGACTGCAGGATCAGGTCCACACCACCTGCCGCTGCAGTACTGGCACGTTCCAGGCTAATGTGGGGATTAATATAATTTCTTAGAACAGGAGTAATCTATTATCTACTCATGATTACGAAGTTAAAAATTCTACATGGTGGTTTTCATATCTAAATGAACTCAAGAAAAGCATTATCAGTGATTCAGCAGCTAAGAAATAGGCCCTCTttcaaaataatcaattttcTCCCTAAGAACAGAGTAATAATGTTTGTGAAAATTAAAGCTCAGAGGAGGAAATAACTTCTCCAAGATCACGAGCTCACTGGCACAAGGCTCAGGTCTAGATCCAGTATCTCCTAACTCGATGCCAAGCACTTCCACTGTAACGTGATACCTTTCAGTAAGAGAATAAGCCTAGGAGTTCCACAGATTGTGTGAAAGAAGTATGTTACCGTTTCAGCCATTTTTTCTGCTGGAGTGTTGTAGAACTCAACTGCCGATGAGCTCTTTCTTTGACTGCTGGTGCCAACATCTCCCAGAAGGTGAGAATTCACTGCTTTTGCCAGCCTGTGGTTTGTCGATGCCAGTTCTGCGGTGGTGTGAGGCTGTGGCCTGGGGGAGGGGTCCTGCCCTCTCCCCCACCGCAGAGAGGCTAACAGCTCCTCCAGCAGTCTGCAGAGGACACACGGGCCCCAGCATCAGGGAGGGGGCAAAACACGAAAACCAGGGCTACTAAATAGAGGCGAAACGTACTTCTGAAGTCACACAGTGTCCTTCACCCATATCCTTCTCTCAGAGATCAATAAATCAGGTCTGGCAAAATAATTTAGACTAGAGAAAACACTTCATATTTGCTAGGTTATTACCCAGAAATCATTAAATAGAAATCATTAAACAGAACTTCAGTTCTCATACTTCAGTACAGGTGAATTGCACCCGCATACTCACTTGGTGCAGAACTACTGATTTGATTCGTGCATCAGCTGAGATACTCGTaaggtctttctttttttggtgcgTTACAGTAATTGAGTTTTGAATGATAAACCCACCTACACTTCCTAAGATAAGAAGTGCTTGGCCGTGATGTGTAACCCTTTTATACACTGGATTTAAGTCACTAAGCTGTGGCAGGGATTTTCCagctatgttcatgagagattgTGGTGTATAGTTTTCCTATAACGTCTGCCTGTTTTTGGAGTCAAGATAATGCTGtactcataaaatgagttagaaATCGTTCCCTTCTCCTTTATTTCCTAGAAgagtttaaatttgtttttttttctttcttagataTTTGTTAGTATCCACCAGTGAGTCCATGCAGACCTGGGGTTACCTTTATCAGGAGGCTTTGCTTTTTAAAGGGTTAGAGCTGTTCAGGTCATGTTTTGAGGACCCTTTGGTATTTTGTGTCGTTTAAAGAGTTTGTCCATCGCATTGAAATTGTTGAATTCATTAGCTCTGGTACTGGAGAACAGTTCCCCAAAAGAGACATGAAAAAGGGAAGACAGGTACATCTTCTGGCTTCTATTAGAAATTACACAAAACTACTACTCAAACCAAAACGACTTTTAAATCCAGAGTCATTCTATTATGGATATAATGAATTCTCTCCCCcattaatactgtgagaagcatgttttcttattttcccatcttcctctcctccccaggcATCTACTTGAAAAAGCTACTCAAGGTCAATCAGTGTCGAGACGCTAAGGAACCACCACCGTAAACACAAACGCCGCTCGGAACGTGAACAACGTTAAACAAGGGCCGTACTTGCGTGTGGCGCCCATTTCCCTCCGCAGCTGCGCCCGCTCGCTCAGGAGGTCTCGGAGGGCGCCCTGGGCGTCGCGGTTCTGCCGCTGCAGGGCCGCCCTGGAGTTGGTCAGCTCGTCCGCCATCACCCTGGGAAAGGCGAGACTCTTACACACAAGTTCTAGCACGAGGAAGTTAATACATACTACTTAAAGATTACTGTTTTAAAATCTTCACTGAAAAACATTTAAGACTTTATGAATGTAGTACTCGTTAAAGGGATTCAAATAAATTATGTTTACAAAATGACAAACATTTAACTTCCCTAGAGACTTTGAGGATGAATCTCAGTCGTACTCTAGATGATCAAATTTGAAAcaaaataacattattttttaaatacagaaaatttcagagaaagacaaaagtgaATTATTTTGCTATTACTCAATTACCTCTTTGCccttagaaaaatattaaatatagaaaTGTTTATATAAAAGGAAACCTAAGTTTTTCCTCCTGTCCAGCACCCCCATTCTTGTATAACCAATAACCAATAAAGTAACCAATAAAGTTTCTTAtaaatttttctagaaaaaaattatgtatataccAACATAAAAagtatgttaaaaaatatatatccatttTTATTCATAACAAAGACATTATTTAATacaaacttttgttttttttcaccaAATACTCTtatcttggtgattttttttgttaGCATATATAGATCTATCTCatccccttttttaaaaaaagaagttccatgttttcttttgatttgtatacaccaaaatttatttaaccagttctGTAGTGATGGAACTAAAGCAaaattttcaagtatttaaatTATTCTGAAAATCTTAAAACTAAAACTGAAGTCCCAGGTCAGAGTAACCACCAAATtcctaaaaatggaaacaattttgATGTTGAAAGgttaaatgaactaaaatattaataaagttgAGTTTAAGTTTTATCACTCTCAGAATATTACCAGCATTCACAAAGATGTTAAAAAAATGCAGTATTGCAATAATCTGTAGAATGTATGCATGATCTGCCTCTTAAACTGTTCAATGAGAATTAACTTGGTTTCTAAGTCACTTCTCCAAATAACATCCCATACTAGCAAAATTAGAAAGTAAATTAAGAACTTTATGAGAATAATCAATTACTGAAAGTATCACAGATGCTAAGACATAAACATTTTCCTAAAAAATGTATTCATCACAATCAGTGGTTCTTCAGCTATAGCCTGGAAGTCTTTGGTGTTTTGTGAGAAATTTCCAGGTGACTGAATTTAAATCAACAGTTACTACACATATGTGTGAAGCATTCAGCTAAGCACTGGAAACACCGATGGGTAACACCTGTATCCTGTTCTCCAGGGACCCAAAGCTGGAaggaggagggaataaacaaGGAATCCTATCGCAGAATTTCCCAAGTACCAGTGTTAACTACCAGTCCACATTttaaataagaggtgaaggactTGGGACAATCTGAGTCAGAAATTTACACACTCCAATCTACTTTCCTGCATAAGCATCAAAAATCTGATAGAGCAAAAACTAGGAAATGAAatactatttaaatataaaatacctgCTTGCGAGGAATTTACTTCTCCATACATCACACTGTATTGACATACGCTCTAATTGTTCGGAGAGCTGAGCTGTGTTTTGACCTAAGgcttcattttctaaaataaggTGATTTTTCTCACGGGCTAGACGTTCAAAGTGATACTGCAGATCATCCCCAACGGAAGCCACCAACAATTTTTTTAACTCACGATTGACCTAGAGGAACAGAGGACCAATACAACAAGCTCAAAATAACATCAGTGCCTTTAATGCAGCAAAATGAACAGCAGAGAAACTGTGTTTCATGTTGTTTGGTCCTCCATTACTTAAAGTGTCTATCAAAGTGGTATTAAATATATGTCTCATAATATGTACAGATTATATCTCTCGCTCCCTATATGTCTATATTCTATAGTTCATGTGATTATAAATTGAGGCTCTTATTTATTAAAAGTACATACCATTATCATGAAAATTACAAACTGCTTCCAGTCAACACTTACAGGCAAAAATTTTAAACCAATAAATTTTGCTAAAAAATATGACTGAATCttatgtaacttaaaaaaatgctttccaacatttaaaaattaatttctttgtgACCTAGATCTTTACTTTTAAGAATTTCAGCAAAGGAAGTAATTCAGGACATCTCCAAGGACACTCTTTACATTGTTGCTAACAATGCAAAGTATTAAAGCATAAATATCCAGGAATAGGCGATGGTATATGCCGGAGCCACTGAGGGGCCCTGCTGCCATTAATAATGATATCATAATAGAATATTCTGATGTGGGAAgatactgaaaacaaaacaatgtggGTTGTAAGGCAAAAATGAATTCTATATGTATAATTATGCATTTGTAGCTGGATAGGTGGTAATTTTCATTgttcttctgtattttctaaatgtttacAAATCAATATGCACTACCTGAATCACAAACCATGGTGTCAGAGAGACGTCATGTGGCAGGAGGACGTGTGGCCTACAGGGAAAGGGGGAAGACAGTGCACACTAAGGTGTAAAGATTCAAGAGCCACAGCCGAGCACCACCGACTGGCTGCTGTCTGCCAAGGAGACACCTGTATTCACACCACCACGGTCTTTATTTCGGGTATTTGGGAGTCACGGGTCCTTAAAACAGGGACTGCTAGCTAGACAACCTCAAAGTCCGACCTGGTCAGTCTTTGGTCTGGAAGTTTACATCGGTGACCCCTTTACAACGTACAGGTGGTCTTGTCCAAAGCACCGCACATTTCTACCTCACAGGTTTAGAATATCAAGTTCCCAACACAAATTGTTTCTGCTAGAGGCACTGAGAGAGAACGAAAAGTTTAAGAGGACATTTTTTTCGTGAATGACAAGCTACAATGAATGGCACTCCAGGGGCAAAGAGGCTCAGAGGGCGCCGAGGTGGGGGACGCCCCAGCAGGGCTGTGACGGCTGCGCGTACCTCGGTCTGCACTCTGAGCTGGTTAGAAAGGCCTTCtttgtcctggagcagcctcctCTCGGAGTCCCTGAGCTTGTCCAGGGAAGTCCTCATCTCCGACAGGTCCCCTCTGGGCCCTGCCACCGCCTCTGGCTGACCAAGGAACTCTCCCTTACGGCGTCCCGGAGACCCAGCCTTCGCGGGTTTCTTGGGGACATCACGGGTTATAGCAGCTCTGGGAACTAATATTCTCACAGCCTCAACCTCCACTGCTTTCTCAGGGAGGAGCTTCCCCAGCTGAAGGACCCCGGGGCTCTCTGACAGAACTGCTTTCTTTCGTGGACTCTGAAGGACATGAGGCTTTATGGGCCGGACTCCAGACGTAACTTCAACAGATTT
This window harbors:
- the BLZF1 gene encoding golgin-45 isoform X3, producing the protein MTTLESLETKVTPASTPIRGAGDGMETEEPAKSVEVTSGVRPIKPHVLQSPRKKAVLSESPGVLQLGKLLPEKAVEVEAVRILVPRAAITRDVPKKPAKAGSPGRRKGEFLGQPEAVAGPRGDLSEMRTSLDKLRDSERRLLQDKEGLSNQLRVQTEVNRELKKLLVASVGDDLQYHFERLAREKNHLILENEALGQNTAQLSEQLERMSIQCDVWRSKFLASRVMADELTNSRAALQRQNRDAQGALRDLLSERAQLRREMGATRKLLEELLASLRWGRGQDPSPRPQPHTTAELASTNHRLAKAVNSHLLGDVGTSSQRKSSSAVEFYNTPAEKMAETATFSESLFFLSCTTLPDV
- the BLZF1 gene encoding golgin-45 isoform X1 gives rise to the protein MTTLESLETKVTPASTPIRGAGDGMETEEPAKSVEVTSGVRPIKPHVLQSPRKKAVLSESPGVLQLGKLLPEKAVEVEAVRILVPRAAITRDVPKKPAKAGSPGRRKGEFLGQPEAVAGPRGDLSEMRTSLDKLRDSERRLLQDKEGLSNQLRVQTEVNRELKKLLVASVGDDLQYHFERLAREKNHLILENEALGQNTAQLSEQLERMSIQCDVWRSKFLASRVMADELTNSRAALQRQNRDAQGALRDLLSERAQLRREMGATRKLLEELLASLRWGRGQDPSPRPQPHTTAELASTNHRLAKAVNSHLLGDVGTSSQRKSSSAVEFYNTPAEKMAETVLRILDPVTCTESSPDNPFSESSPTTLLATKKNIGRFHPYTRYENITFNCCNHCQGELTAL
- the BLZF1 gene encoding golgin-45 isoform X2, with amino-acid sequence MTTLESLETKVTPASTPIRGAGDGMETEEPAKSVEVTSGVRPIKPHVLQSPRKKAVLSESPGVLQLGKLLPEKAVEVEAVRILVPRAAITRDVPKKPAKAGSPGRRKGEFLGQPEAVAGPRGDLSEMRTSLDKLRDSERRLLQDKEGLSNQLRVQTEVNRELKKLLVASVGDDLQYHFERLAREKNHLILENEALGQNTAQLSEQLERMSIQCDVWRSKFLASRVMADELTNSRAALQRQNRDAQGALRDLLSERAQLRREMGATRKLLEELLASLRWGRGQDPSPRPQPHTTAELASTNHRLAKAVNSHLLGDVGTSSQRKSSSAVEFYNTPAEKMAETPGTCQYCSGRWCGPDPAVMGAPRLLRVTCHSCGLPGL